The following proteins come from a genomic window of Deltaproteobacteria bacterium GWA2_45_12:
- a CDS encoding translation elongation factor G, whose product MDLAKLRNIGIMAHIDAGKTTTTERVLYYTGKVHKIGEVHDGTATMDWMIQEQERGITITSAATTCSWSGHQINIIDTPGHVDFTIEVERSLRVLDGAVGVFCAVGGVEPQSETVWRQADKYHVPRIAFINKMDRVGANFMGCVQEISVKLNHKPVPIQLPYGSEDQFKGILDLVRMKAVVWEEETLGAGFHDEEIPANLLDEAKKYREQMIEAVAEEEESLLEKYLAGSAVSEDEIWSALRKACVSMKIIPVVCGSAFKNKGVQPLLDAVVKLLPSPLDVPPVKGINFDKPKQQDVRRSSDTEPFSALAFKIMTDPFVGQLTYFRVYSGKLQAGSSIFNSVRNKKERMGRLLQMHANKREDIKEIGAGGIAAAVGLRHTLTGDTLCDEKKPIILERMEFPNPVISIAIEPKSKADQEKLALSLQKLTQEDPSFRVRVDEETGQTIISGMGELHLEIIVDRLTREFKVEANVGKPQVAYRETITGTAEQEGKYIRQTGGRGQYGHVVLKIYPHEDGKSFEFINKIVGGSIPREFIPAISKGITEALEGGVLAGYPLMGIKAELLDGSFHEVDSSEMAFKIAASMAFKDACKKATTVLLEPIMDVEVSAPEEFMGDIIGDLNSRRGKIMSMTPRGKLQIIKAHVPLAKMFGYSTDVRSQSQGRATYTMQFASYEPPPRNVADEII is encoded by the coding sequence ATGGACTTAGCCAAACTGCGAAATATTGGGATTATGGCTCATATAGATGCCGGTAAAACAACGACGACGGAACGTGTTCTTTACTATACGGGCAAGGTTCACAAGATTGGCGAAGTTCACGATGGTACGGCCACGATGGATTGGATGATCCAAGAGCAGGAACGTGGCATTACCATTACCTCGGCTGCGACCACCTGTTCATGGAGTGGGCATCAAATCAATATTATTGATACCCCGGGGCATGTTGATTTTACCATCGAAGTGGAACGTTCCTTAAGAGTTCTTGATGGGGCTGTGGGTGTTTTTTGTGCCGTAGGAGGTGTTGAACCTCAAAGCGAAACAGTGTGGCGTCAGGCGGACAAATACCATGTTCCGCGCATTGCCTTTATTAATAAGATGGATCGAGTGGGTGCCAATTTTATGGGTTGTGTTCAGGAAATTTCGGTTAAGCTTAATCACAAGCCCGTGCCCATTCAGCTTCCCTATGGCTCCGAAGATCAGTTTAAGGGCATCCTTGATCTTGTCCGAATGAAAGCAGTTGTTTGGGAAGAAGAAACCTTGGGTGCTGGGTTTCATGATGAAGAAATCCCTGCAAACCTTCTTGATGAAGCCAAAAAATACCGTGAACAAATGATTGAAGCTGTTGCTGAAGAAGAAGAGTCCTTGCTTGAAAAATATTTGGCAGGAAGTGCTGTTTCTGAAGATGAGATTTGGAGTGCGCTTCGCAAGGCATGTGTTTCGATGAAGATTATTCCTGTTGTTTGTGGTTCTGCCTTCAAAAATAAGGGTGTTCAACCCTTGCTCGATGCTGTTGTTAAGCTTCTTCCTTCTCCTTTGGATGTCCCTCCTGTTAAAGGAATTAATTTTGATAAGCCCAAACAACAAGATGTAAGGCGATCTTCCGATACTGAACCTTTTTCTGCTTTGGCTTTTAAAATCATGACGGATCCTTTTGTGGGGCAACTTACTTATTTCCGTGTTTATTCAGGCAAACTTCAAGCGGGTTCCTCTATTTTTAATTCTGTTCGTAACAAGAAGGAACGTATGGGGCGTTTGCTTCAGATGCATGCCAATAAACGGGAAGATATTAAAGAAATAGGGGCTGGAGGTATTGCGGCTGCTGTGGGCTTAAGGCACACCCTTACGGGGGACACTTTATGTGATGAAAAGAAGCCCATCATTTTGGAGCGTATGGAATTCCCCAATCCCGTCATTTCCATTGCCATTGAACCAAAATCAAAAGCCGACCAGGAAAAACTGGCTCTTTCACTTCAAAAATTAACCCAGGAAGATCCTTCGTTCCGTGTCCGTGTTGATGAAGAAACGGGGCAAACCATTATTTCAGGTATGGGTGAGTTGCACCTTGAAATTATTGTTGATCGGCTCACCCGTGAATTCAAGGTGGAAGCCAATGTAGGGAAGCCCCAGGTGGCCTATCGAGAAACAATTACGGGGACCGCAGAGCAGGAAGGAAAATATATTCGTCAGACAGGGGGACGTGGGCAATATGGTCATGTGGTTTTAAAGATATATCCCCACGAAGACGGCAAAAGTTTTGAGTTTATCAATAAAATAGTGGGCGGTTCCATCCCACGTGAGTTTATTCCGGCTATTTCCAAGGGGATTACAGAAGCTTTGGAGGGCGGTGTTTTGGCTGGTTACCCTTTAATGGGCATTAAGGCCGAACTACTCGATGGCAGTTTTCATGAAGTTGATTCATCTGAAATGGCTTTTAAAATTGCGGCCTCCATGGCTTTTAAAGATGCCTGTAAAAAGGCAACCACGGTTTTGTTAGAACCCATTATGGATGTTGAAGTGAGTGCCCCTGAAGAATTTATGGGAGATATAATTGGGGACTTGAATTCTCGCCGCGGAAAGATTATGAGCATGACCCCTCGGGGGAAATTGCAAATTATCAAGGCCCATGTTCCCTTGGCCAAAATGTTTGGTTATTCCACCGATGTAAGATCGCAGAGCCAGGGAAGGGCCACTTACACGATGCAGTTTGCCAGTTATGAGCCGCCTCCACGGAATGTGGCCGATGAAATTATT
- a CDS encoding 30S ribosomal protein S12: MPTINQLVKEGRVQAHRKNMAPALGECPQKRGVCVRVYTTTPKKPNSALRKVARVRLTNGIEVTAYIPGEGHNLQEHSVVMIRGGRVKDLPGVRYHIIRGTLDTQGVEKRRRGRSKYGAKKPK, from the coding sequence ATGCCGACAATTAATCAGTTAGTCAAAGAAGGTCGTGTTCAGGCTCATCGAAAAAATATGGCGCCGGCTTTGGGGGAGTGCCCTCAAAAGCGGGGTGTGTGTGTCCGTGTTTATACAACAACACCCAAAAAGCCGAATTCCGCTTTACGCAAAGTGGCTCGTGTTCGCTTAACCAACGGAATTGAAGTGACAGCTTACATCCCCGGTGAAGGCCATAATTTGCAGGAACACTCAGTGGTCATGATTCGTGGGGGTCGTGTGAAAGACCTGCCCGGTGTTCGTTACCATATTATTCGTGGCACCCTTGATACTCAAGGTGTGGAAAAGCGTCGTAGGGGCCGTAGTAAATACGGAGCAAAAAAACCTAAGTAA
- a CDS encoding DNA-directed RNA polymerase subunit beta', whose product MDITSFFEKPKDPSCYSSVKVSIASPDMIRSWSFGEVKKPETINYRTFKPERDGLFCAKIFGPVKDYECNCGKYKRMKHRGIVCEKCGVEVIQSKVRRERMGHINLATPVAHIWFLKSLPSRIGTLLDVSLKDLERVLYCESYIVTDAGSSKLSNGDILSEDEYQKARAQFGGDFEASMGGAAVREMLRKIDLEVLGKQLRKDLEKTSSEATKKKLSKRLRVVEALKESGNHPEWMMMEVVPVIPPDLRPLVPLEGGRFATSDLNDLYRRVINRNNRLKRLQELNAPEIIIRNEMRMLQEAVDALLDNGRRGKVFTGPNKRPLRSLSDMIKGKQGRFRQNLLGKRVDYSGRSVIVVGPHLRLHQCGLPKKMALELFKPFIFQRLEEKGFVSTIKSARKMVEKERPEVWDVLEEVIKEHPVILNRAPTLHRLGMQAFEPILTEGKAIQLHPLVCAAFNADFDGDQMAVHIPLSIEAQIETRVLMMSTNNILSPANGKPIIVPTQDMVLGIYYMTREKQGARGAGKIFSSPKEVRSAWDNSVVDLHAQIKVRLRGEMEETTVGRTLLSEILPEKIPFKIINRVMDKKAIAELVDLCYRIAGNKQTVLLADRLKNIGFEFATRAGISIALDDMIVPANKQKFLDDAYKQIAEIENQYVEGLITDGERYNKVVDIWAQVTEAISGEMIRGMSQQIGADGKRMPSFNPVYIMADSGARGSQQQMRQLAGMRGLMAKPSGEIIETPITANFREGLTVLQYFISTHGARKGLADTALKTANSGYLTRRLVDVAQDMIVNIDDCGTLDGIEMTPLVEGGEVIEALGDRILGRVALDDVADPYTSEVLVPAGKEINEELVEKIEDAGLEKVRIRSVLTCQARQGVCIKCYGRDLARGHMVNIGETVGVIAAQSIGEPGTQLTMRTFHVGGAASRRAEQSTLESRHDGVVRLINVRVVTNKQRNLTVMNRHGEIAIMDETGRERERYSLVYGAILKFKEGDKVKVKSLLAEWDPYTVPIITEVAGVIKXXXLIEGQSLQEVIDEVTGLARKVVTQGKNANLRPRVSIKDEKGRTIKLPHADSEARYLLPISANIVVGNNEKVQAGDVIAKIPRETTKTKDITGGLPRVAELFEARKPKECAVISEIDGYVTFGKDTKGKRKLIVKPDVGESKEYLIPKGKHIAVHEGEFVRAGEALMDGSSNPHDILQILGEKALAKYLTDEVQEVYRLQGVKINDKHIEVIVRQMLRKVRIVNPGDTRFLIDEQVERFSFEEVNKEVRKKKGKPAIAEPLLLGITKASLTTESFMSAASFQETTKVLTEAALSGKSDSLRGLKENVIMGRLIPAGTGLRKYRILKIKVDEEGLPEDGITIEAVAS is encoded by the coding sequence ATGGATATCACTTCTTTTTTTGAAAAACCCAAAGACCCTTCATGCTATTCATCCGTGAAGGTTTCAATTGCCAGCCCCGACATGATTCGTAGTTGGTCCTTTGGAGAAGTTAAAAAGCCGGAGACCATCAACTACCGTACGTTTAAGCCGGAACGTGACGGTTTGTTTTGTGCCAAAATTTTTGGACCCGTCAAAGATTACGAATGCAATTGCGGTAAGTACAAGCGCATGAAACATCGTGGCATTGTCTGCGAAAAATGCGGAGTGGAAGTAATCCAGTCAAAAGTGCGCCGCGAACGCATGGGACATATCAACCTGGCAACTCCTGTGGCTCATATCTGGTTCCTTAAAAGCTTGCCATCCCGTATCGGGACTCTTCTGGATGTCAGTTTGAAAGATCTTGAGCGTGTCTTGTATTGTGAATCTTATATCGTGACCGATGCGGGTTCCAGTAAGCTTTCAAACGGAGATATTTTAAGCGAAGATGAATATCAAAAAGCGCGCGCTCAGTTTGGCGGTGACTTCGAAGCCTCCATGGGCGGAGCCGCTGTGCGTGAAATGCTTCGTAAGATTGATCTTGAGGTGTTGGGCAAGCAACTTAGAAAAGATCTTGAAAAAACATCTTCCGAAGCCACAAAGAAAAAATTGTCTAAACGGTTGCGCGTGGTTGAAGCCCTTAAAGAGTCGGGTAATCATCCCGAATGGATGATGATGGAAGTGGTTCCTGTGATTCCCCCTGATTTACGTCCCCTTGTTCCCTTGGAAGGGGGCCGTTTTGCCACATCCGATTTGAATGATTTATACCGGCGAGTCATCAACCGAAACAATCGTTTGAAGCGCCTTCAAGAATTAAATGCTCCTGAAATTATTATTCGCAACGAAATGCGTATGTTGCAGGAAGCTGTTGATGCTCTTTTAGATAACGGCCGTCGTGGAAAAGTTTTTACAGGCCCGAACAAACGTCCTCTTCGTTCGCTTTCTGACATGATCAAAGGCAAACAAGGGCGTTTCCGCCAAAACCTTTTGGGTAAGCGCGTCGATTATTCGGGACGTTCGGTTATCGTGGTTGGTCCCCATCTTCGCTTGCACCAATGCGGTCTTCCCAAAAAGATGGCTTTGGAACTTTTCAAGCCCTTCATTTTCCAACGTCTGGAAGAAAAAGGTTTTGTTTCTACCATCAAGAGTGCCCGAAAAATGGTTGAAAAAGAAAGGCCCGAGGTATGGGATGTCTTGGAAGAAGTGATCAAAGAACACCCCGTTATTCTAAACCGTGCTCCCACACTGCATCGTTTGGGGATGCAGGCTTTTGAGCCCATTCTTACAGAAGGAAAAGCCATTCAGTTACACCCCCTTGTTTGCGCGGCTTTTAACGCCGACTTCGACGGGGATCAAATGGCGGTTCATATTCCTCTTTCCATTGAAGCACAAATTGAGACTCGTGTGCTTATGATGTCGACAAATAACATTCTTTCTCCTGCCAATGGCAAACCCATTATTGTTCCCACCCAGGACATGGTTTTGGGAATTTATTACATGACCCGCGAAAAACAGGGCGCACGTGGAGCTGGCAAAATTTTCTCCAGCCCCAAAGAAGTACGTTCGGCCTGGGATAATAGTGTGGTTGACCTTCATGCCCAAATTAAGGTCCGTTTACGTGGAGAAATGGAAGAAACAACAGTGGGAAGAACTTTGCTGAGCGAAATTTTGCCTGAAAAAATTCCGTTTAAAATTATCAACCGGGTCATGGATAAAAAGGCCATCGCTGAACTGGTTGATCTTTGTTACCGAATTGCAGGCAATAAACAGACTGTTTTATTGGCAGACAGGCTTAAGAATATAGGTTTTGAATTTGCAACCCGAGCCGGTATTTCCATTGCGCTTGATGACATGATTGTTCCTGCCAACAAACAAAAATTCTTGGATGATGCCTATAAACAAATCGCTGAAATTGAAAATCAGTATGTCGAAGGTTTAATCACCGACGGAGAACGCTATAACAAGGTGGTTGATATCTGGGCGCAGGTGACAGAAGCTATTTCGGGTGAAATGATCCGTGGGATGAGCCAGCAGATCGGTGCCGATGGCAAGCGTATGCCAAGCTTTAACCCTGTTTACATCATGGCCGATTCAGGAGCCCGTGGTTCGCAGCAGCAAATGCGTCAGTTGGCCGGTATGCGTGGTTTGATGGCCAAGCCCTCTGGTGAAATTATCGAAACCCCCATTACGGCTAATTTCCGTGAAGGGCTCACTGTGTTGCAGTACTTTATTTCAACACACGGTGCTCGTAAGGGGTTGGCCGATACGGCTCTTAAGACAGCCAATTCAGGCTATCTGACACGTCGCTTGGTCGATGTGGCTCAGGACATGATTGTGAATATTGATGATTGCGGAACCTTGGATGGTATTGAAATGACACCCCTTGTTGAAGGGGGAGAAGTCATTGAGGCTTTGGGAGATCGTATTTTGGGTCGTGTGGCCTTAGATGATGTGGCTGACCCTTATACAAGTGAAGTTTTGGTGCCTGCCGGAAAGGAAATTAATGAAGAACTGGTTGAAAAAATCGAAGATGCCGGTTTGGAAAAAGTAAGGATCCGTTCCGTGCTTACCTGCCAGGCAAGGCAAGGTGTGTGCATTAAGTGCTATGGCCGTGATTTGGCCCGTGGGCACATGGTGAATATTGGTGAAACCGTGGGGGTGATTGCCGCCCAGTCAATCGGTGAACCGGGAACCCAGTTGACCATGCGTACCTTCCACGTGGGGGGGGCTGCTTCTCGTCGAGCGGAACAATCGACCTTGGAATCCCGTCATGATGGCGTTGTCCGTCTTATCAATGTTCGTGTGGTGACCAATAAACAACGAAATCTTACGGTGATGAATCGTCACGGTGAAATTGCCATCATGGATGAAACAGGTCGTGAACGTGAAAGATATTCCTTGGTGTACGGTGCCATTCTCAAATTTAAAGAAGGTGACAAGGTTAAGGTTAAAAGTCTTTTAGCCGAATGGGATCCTTACACGGTTCCCATTATCACTGAAGTGGCAGGGGTTATTAAATANNNNNNNCTTATTGAAGGGCAAAGTTTGCAAGAAGTGATCGATGAAGTGACTGGTCTTGCTCGTAAAGTGGTCACCCAAGGCAAGAATGCCAATCTTCGTCCTCGTGTTTCCATTAAAGATGAAAAAGGACGTACGATCAAATTGCCCCATGCCGATTCGGAAGCCCGTTACCTTTTGCCCATTAGTGCCAACATTGTTGTCGGTAACAACGAGAAGGTTCAGGCCGGTGATGTTATCGCCAAGATTCCTCGTGAAACCACAAAAACGAAGGATATTACCGGTGGGTTGCCTCGTGTTGCTGAATTATTTGAAGCCCGCAAACCCAAAGAGTGTGCGGTTATCAGCGAAATTGATGGTTACGTCACTTTCGGAAAAGACACCAAAGGCAAGCGTAAGCTCATTGTGAAACCGGATGTGGGAGAGTCCAAAGAATATCTCATCCCCAAAGGGAAACATATTGCCGTGCACGAAGGTGAATTTGTGCGAGCCGGGGAAGCTTTGATGGACGGTTCTTCAAACCCCCATGATATTTTGCAGATTTTGGGTGAAAAGGCCCTGGCTAAATATCTGACTGATGAAGTTCAGGAAGTGTACCGTTTGCAAGGTGTAAAAATTAACGACAAACATATTGAAGTGATCGTTCGTCAAATGCTGCGTAAGGTGCGCATTGTTAATCCGGGAGATACCCGTTTCCTTATTGATGAACAGGTTGAACGTTTCTCTTTTGAAGAAGTCAATAAAGAGGTCCGCAAGAAAAAAGGCAAGCCCGCCATTGCCGAGCCCTTGTTGTTGGGAATTACCAAGGCTTCGTTGACAACTGAAAGTTTCATGTCGGCTGCTTCATTCCAGGAAACAACCAAGGTGTTGACTGAGGCGGCTTTGTCCGGAAAAAGCGACTCGCTTCGTGGCTTGAAAGAAAACGTGATTATGGGACGCCTGATCCCGGCCGGTACGGGTTTAAGGAAGTATCGTATCCTTAAAATCAAGGTTGATGAGGAAGGGTTGCCCGAAGATGGTATTACCATTGAAGCTGTAGCGAGTTAA
- a CDS encoding DNA-directed RNA polymerase subunit beta: MPQLTASNFRLRKEFSRIKKVVDIPNLIELQRNSYIKFLQFDALPDQRKDEGLQTIFKSVFPITDFNNTASLEFVSYSFEKPKYEMMECRQRGMTYEVPVKVIVRLVVWDNDPETGAQSIRDVKEQEVYFGTIPLMTRNGTFIINGTERVIVSQLHRSPGIFFEHDKGKTHASGKLLYSARAIPYRGSWLDFEFDTKDLLYVRIDRRRKLPVTILLRSLGLSEEEILNTFYLSETIRLDGKKIIKSVNPEVLKFQRAVRDIEHPKSGEVIVKKGRKFTQNLLDKMAQAKINELAIDEEEIIDRVVAHDVVDKNTGEVVLATNDVLTKEKIEELYTRKIKEVSLLFIDNLNVGSYIRNTLLIDKVKNSEEAVIEIYKRLRPGDPSTLEAATALFENLFFNPERYDLSRVGRLKINYKFGFDVPLEVTTLRKEDILEIVRYLLNLKDGRGMVDDIDHLGNRRIRAVGELLENQYRIGLVRMERAIKERMSLQEIETLMPNDLINAKPVSAVVKEFFGSSQLSQFMDQTNPLSEITHKRRLSALGPGGLTRERAGFEVRDVHATHYGRICPIETPEGPNIGLIASLSTYARVNEYGFIETPYRKVEGGRVTDEVAYYSALDEANHVIGQANAKLDAKGHFIDQLVSCRKNGEFMMVNKDEVDLMDVSPNQLVSIAASLIPFLEHDDANRALMGSNMQRQAVPLLRSRSPIVGTGIEPIVARDSGITVVTDRDGIVISVDASRIVVKADKAKKKDGTQTEVDIYNMLKYQRSNQNTCINQIPLVSVGDHIKKGEIIADGCSTERGELALGQNVTVAFMPWGGFNFEDSVLISERLVKEDTFTSIHIEEFECIARDTKLGREEITRDIPNVGEEALKNLDESGIVRIGAEVKPDDILVGKITPKGETQLSPEEKLLRAIFGEKAGDVKDSSLRVGPGIVGTVIATQVFSREGIDLDERSREQQDEATKKLQKDQGDELGVVRISAEKKLAQLLVGQTSSSKVMDDDGERVLLVKGKKITESMLKQIPFEKWKEISVEGGDGLEDQIGDILEEMEDQMDLVRMVYDQKVNRLKKGDELPPGVIKIVKVYVAIKRKMMVGDKVAGRHGNKGVISRILPEEDMPYMEDGTPVDVVLNPLGVPSRMNIGQILEVHLGRAGRALGHKIRTFLTDHFNKDDFAAFVKKIYQSPSVNEFIESATQDELLALAKDLGHGVYFNTPVFDGAREEEIKYLLGLAGVPESGQVTLFDGRTGDAFEHPVTVGDMYILKLHHLVDDKIHARSIGPYSLVTQQPLGGKAQFGGQRMGEMEVWAMEAYGASYALQEFLTVKSDDVIGRTRMYEHIVKGDHTLEPGLPESFKVLIKEMQSLALNVELIEEK, encoded by the coding sequence ATGCCTCAACTTACGGCTTCCAATTTTCGTCTTCGTAAGGAATTTTCACGGATCAAAAAAGTGGTTGATATTCCAAACCTGATTGAACTTCAGCGCAATTCGTATATTAAATTTCTCCAGTTTGACGCTCTTCCTGATCAGCGCAAGGACGAAGGTTTACAGACCATTTTCAAGAGCGTTTTTCCCATTACCGACTTTAACAACACGGCCTCCCTTGAATTTGTCAGTTATAGTTTTGAAAAACCCAAGTATGAAATGATGGAATGCCGTCAACGCGGAATGACCTACGAAGTTCCTGTGAAGGTAATCGTACGTCTTGTGGTGTGGGACAATGACCCGGAAACTGGTGCCCAGTCAATCCGTGATGTTAAAGAGCAGGAAGTCTATTTTGGAACCATTCCCCTCATGACTCGTAACGGTACCTTTATTATCAATGGTACCGAAAGAGTGATCGTTTCGCAGTTACATCGTTCTCCTGGTATTTTCTTTGAACATGACAAGGGAAAGACACATGCTTCCGGCAAATTACTTTATTCGGCCCGTGCGATTCCTTATCGTGGCTCATGGCTTGATTTTGAATTTGACACCAAAGATTTACTCTATGTTCGTATTGACCGTCGACGTAAGTTGCCTGTTACCATCCTGCTGCGTTCGCTAGGGCTTTCCGAAGAAGAAATCTTAAACACTTTTTATTTAAGTGAAACGATCCGTCTTGACGGGAAAAAAATAATCAAAAGTGTCAACCCTGAAGTGCTTAAATTTCAGCGTGCGGTGCGTGATATTGAACATCCCAAATCAGGTGAAGTGATTGTCAAAAAAGGCCGTAAATTTACCCAAAATCTTTTGGATAAAATGGCCCAGGCTAAAATCAACGAATTGGCCATTGATGAAGAGGAAATCATTGACCGTGTTGTCGCCCATGATGTGGTTGATAAAAATACCGGTGAAGTTGTTTTGGCCACTAACGATGTTTTGACCAAAGAAAAAATAGAAGAGCTTTACACACGAAAGATAAAAGAAGTCAGTCTTCTTTTTATCGATAACCTGAATGTGGGATCCTATATCCGCAATACTCTTTTAATTGATAAAGTCAAAAATTCGGAAGAGGCTGTGATCGAAATTTATAAACGTCTTCGTCCGGGAGATCCTTCCACCCTGGAAGCAGCAACAGCCCTTTTTGAAAACCTTTTCTTCAATCCTGAACGCTACGATTTGTCACGTGTGGGGCGTCTTAAAATCAATTACAAATTTGGTTTTGATGTACCCTTGGAAGTGACCACTCTTCGCAAGGAAGATATCTTGGAAATTGTTCGTTATCTTCTTAACCTTAAAGATGGTCGTGGCATGGTTGATGATATCGATCATTTGGGGAATCGCCGTATTCGTGCTGTCGGTGAATTATTGGAAAATCAATATCGCATCGGCTTGGTACGTATGGAACGCGCCATTAAAGAACGCATGAGTTTGCAGGAAATTGAAACTCTCATGCCCAATGATCTTATCAACGCCAAACCCGTTTCGGCTGTCGTGAAGGAGTTTTTTGGCTCATCCCAGTTGTCCCAGTTCATGGATCAAACCAATCCTCTTTCTGAAATTACACACAAGCGCCGTCTTTCAGCTCTTGGACCAGGAGGGTTAACCCGTGAGCGTGCCGGTTTTGAAGTGCGTGACGTGCATGCCACCCACTATGGTCGTATTTGTCCCATTGAAACACCCGAAGGTCCGAATATCGGTTTGATCGCTTCACTTTCAACCTATGCCCGTGTCAATGAGTACGGATTTATTGAAACGCCTTATCGCAAGGTTGAAGGGGGCCGGGTGACCGATGAAGTGGCCTACTATTCTGCCTTGGATGAAGCCAATCACGTGATTGGTCAGGCCAATGCCAAGCTCGATGCAAAAGGTCATTTTATCGACCAATTGGTCAGCTGCCGTAAAAATGGCGAGTTCATGATGGTCAACAAGGATGAAGTGGATCTGATGGACGTTTCTCCCAATCAGTTGGTCAGTATTGCCGCTTCTCTTATCCCATTTTTGGAACATGATGACGCCAACCGTGCTCTCATGGGTTCAAACATGCAACGTCAGGCCGTGCCTTTGCTTCGGTCTCGTTCACCCATTGTGGGTACGGGGATCGAACCCATTGTGGCTCGTGATTCAGGAATTACAGTGGTTACAGACCGTGATGGTATTGTTATTTCAGTTGACGCTTCGCGCATTGTGGTGAAAGCGGACAAAGCCAAAAAGAAAGACGGAACCCAGACAGAAGTTGATATTTACAACATGCTTAAATATCAGCGTTCCAATCAGAACACCTGTATCAACCAGATTCCTTTGGTCAGTGTGGGCGATCACATCAAAAAAGGTGAGATCATCGCCGATGGATGCTCCACTGAAAGAGGCGAGTTGGCTTTGGGCCAAAACGTGACAGTGGCCTTCATGCCCTGGGGCGGTTTCAACTTTGAAGATTCCGTGCTTATCAGCGAACGCCTGGTCAAGGAAGATACCTTTACCTCCATTCATATTGAGGAATTTGAATGTATTGCCCGCGACACAAAATTGGGTCGTGAGGAAATTACCCGCGATATTCCCAATGTAGGGGAAGAAGCTCTGAAAAATTTGGATGAGTCTGGCATTGTAAGAATTGGGGCTGAAGTAAAGCCTGATGATATTTTGGTGGGTAAGATTACTCCCAAGGGAGAGACCCAACTTTCTCCTGAGGAAAAACTCTTGCGAGCCATCTTTGGTGAAAAAGCCGGTGATGTAAAAGATTCGTCGCTGCGCGTGGGGCCTGGCATTGTGGGTACCGTTATTGCCACTCAGGTATTTTCTCGCGAAGGAATTGACTTGGACGAACGTTCCAGGGAACAGCAGGACGAAGCCACCAAAAAGCTCCAGAAAGATCAGGGAGACGAATTGGGTGTGGTACGCATTTCGGCAGAAAAAAAATTGGCCCAATTGCTTGTAGGCCAAACTTCGTCTTCCAAAGTCATGGATGATGATGGTGAAAGAGTTCTTTTGGTCAAGGGTAAAAAGATCACCGAATCCATGCTCAAACAAATCCCCTTTGAGAAATGGAAGGAAATTTCCGTGGAAGGTGGCGATGGTTTGGAGGACCAGATTGGTGACATTTTGGAAGAGATGGAAGACCAAATGGACTTGGTTCGTATGGTCTATGATCAAAAAGTCAATCGCCTGAAAAAGGGAGATGAGCTTCCTCCAGGAGTGATCAAAATCGTCAAGGTCTATGTAGCCATCAAACGTAAAATGATGGTGGGGGACAAGGTGGCCGGACGTCACGGAAACAAGGGTGTTATCAGCCGTATCTTGCCTGAAGAAGACATGCCCTATATGGAAGATGGAACTCCTGTGGATGTGGTGTTAAACCCCTTGGGCGTGCCTTCTCGTATGAATATCGGACAAATTCTTGAAGTACACCTGGGTCGTGCGGGTCGTGCCTTGGGCCATAAAATACGGACTTTTTTAACGGATCATTTTAACAAAGATGATTTTGCCGCATTTGTTAAAAAGATTTACCAATCACCTTCGGTGAATGAGTTTATTGAATCGGCAACCCAGGATGAACTTTTGGCTTTGGCCAAAGATCTGGGGCATGGTGTTTATTTCAATACGCCTGTGTTTGATGGAGCCCGCGAAGAAGAAATTAAATATCTTCTTGGTTTGGCGGGTGTTCCTGAGTCAGGTCAGGTCACTTTGTTTGATGGACGTACAGGGGATGCTTTTGAACATCCTGTCACTGTGGGGGATATGTACATTTTGAAATTACACCACTTGGTTGACGACAAGATTCATGCCCGTTCCATTGGACCTTACTCGCTGGTCACCCAACAACCTTTGGGCGGTAAAGCCCAGTTCGGGGGACAACGTATGGGGGAAATGGAAGTATGGGCCATGGAAGCTTACGGCGCCAGCTATGCGCTTCAGGAATTCCTTACGGTTAAGTCCGATGATGTTATTGGTCGTACGCGCATGTATGAGCACATTGTCAAGGGAGACCACACCCTTGAACCAGGGCTCCCTGAATCTTTCAAAGTGCTCATCAAGGAAATGCAAAGCTTGGCCCTTAATGTCGAATTGATCGAAGAAAAATAA
- a CDS encoding 50S ribosomal protein L7/L12 codes for MTQISSDQILEAVSKMTVLEVSELVKKFEGKFGVSAAAPVAVAAAGGGAAAAPAEEKTEFAVVLTSTGDNKIGVIKEIRVITSLGLKEAKDLAEGAMPKTVKEGVSKDDAKKFKEQLEKAGAKVELK; via the coding sequence ATGACACAAATCTCTAGCGATCAAATCCTAGAAGCTGTTTCCAAAATGACTGTTTTGGAAGTTTCCGAACTTGTTAAAAAGTTCGAAGGAAAATTTGGCGTATCGGCAGCAGCCCCAGTGGCTGTAGCTGCTGCTGGCGGTGGCGCTGCTGCTGCCCCTGCAGAAGAAAAGACCGAATTTGCCGTTGTCTTGACCTCAACCGGCGACAACAAAATTGGTGTCATTAAGGAAATCCGCGTTATCACAAGCCTTGGTTTAAAAGAAGCCAAAGACCTTGCTGAAGGAGCCATGCCTAAGACTGTTAAAGAAGGCGTTTCCAAAGATGATGCCAAAAAGTTCAAAGAGCAGCTTGAAAAAGCGGGCGCCAAGGTTGAACTTAAGTAA